The Myxococcus guangdongensis DNA segment GGACGGGGTGCGCGTCCTGGTGGTGGAGGGCCGCTTGGGCGCTCGGTGGCCACATGCCGCACGTCGCGCACCGGAAGGCCCGGCAGCCACCAGCCAGCACCTGGGGCTGCATGAGGAGCAAGTCCAGCGCACCAGAGCGGTGCGCGCGGGGAATACCGGCGCGCACCATCTGCTCGGCCAGCTCGACGACGCGCGCCCATGCCTCGCGGGAGATGTGCAGGCCATCAACACGGACGGTGCTTCCCGCTGGGGCCTTGCGGCGCTCGGGGCGCGTCTTCGAGGTGTCGAGCGGCACGGCGGCCTTCTACCCCATCTGCTGGGTCGCGCTGGCCTCGACGAGTTCGAGGTCCTCTCGCGCGCCCAACACGGCCAACGCGAGCTCCTCCGCCGCGCGGTACTCGGCACGTGCTCGCGCGTACCGCGTCCTCGCCGCCGGACTGCCGTCCCGCTCGGCCACCGCCCGCTGAAACTCCCACTCCGCCACCTGAAGGCGCTGCGCGAGCGCCCCCCTACTCCAGTCGTCCATACCCCAGGGGTGAGCGCGAGTTCGTGCCGGACACTGTCCTCGACGCGCGTGAGGCTGTGTCCAGGCCCCGTGCAGGCCACACCACAAGACGCCCACGACTCCCCCCTCCCGTCGTGAGGCGCCGCCGCCTCCCCGGAGTGCACGGCTCCGGGGAGGGGGTGCCTTTCCCCGAGGTCAACGTGTCCTGCCCATCCCAACAGCTCACCATCGGCGACGTCGTCGCCCAGCAGGACGCCCACGGCCGCTACAGTCTCAACGACCTGCACGGGGCGGCCGGCGGTGAGCCACGCCACCAGCCCTCGAACTTCCTCCGCAACGAGTCCACCCGGGGGCTCATCACCGAGCTGACCCGTTCCTCGGATTCGATGAACGGTCCGGTTGGATTTGCGCCGAGTTCGTGGCCCTCCCGAGGGGCTCTACACAATGTACGGGATAGCC contains these protein-coding regions:
- a CDS encoding KilA-N domain-containing protein; translated protein: MSCPSQQLTIGDVVAQQDAHGRYSLNDLHGAAGGEPRHQPSNFLRNESTRGLITELTRSSDSMNGPVGFAPSSWPSRGALHNVRDSHETGVTPLRARGSGLAYSRAKPQAVLNLVGSPRKLIQSAEP